One region of Schistocerca gregaria isolate iqSchGreg1 chromosome 7, iqSchGreg1.2, whole genome shotgun sequence genomic DNA includes:
- the LOC126281838 gene encoding uncharacterized protein LOC126281838 produces MARAAILLAASAAAALLLVRAAPSGSGSVDTGRVAHPASYSFETYETKMVPAESAPRRKLMRRPAAMVAAAARHEQAAEEVAAVAESKVSEDLAPSASHHGGGGGGGGGHGGGHGGGHGGGGGGHGGGGGGHGGGGGGHGGGGGGHGGGGGGDHGGHWEKGGGKKHHSDHHESAGHKGDKGYKGHHSYEKGAKGEHDKEGHKGHYADHGGKKKSHHEDGGHYGEHHHGEKGEKGAKYGEGGKHSKGHSTKGGHSVHKKDEYEKKHEFYDEHHEGGEHEKGGEFHAHHEAKGGGHKKGGHHHGEHHEAHHGKKGHHEKGGHHDDHKGHKSAGGHEEHHEHKDDYGKKGGHDEGKHWGYSSGDGGGGGGGGGGHGGGGGGGGHGGGHGGGGGGHGGGGGGHGGGGHGGGGGGGHHR; encoded by the exons ATGGCGAGGGCGGCGATCCTGTTGGCGGCCTCAGCGGCCGCCGCGCTGCTCCTGGTGAGGGCGGCGCCATCCGGCAGCGGCAGCGTCGACACCGGCCGCGTAGCACACCCTGCCAG CTACTCATTCGAGACGTACGAGACGAAGATGGTGCCCGCTGAGAGCGCCCCGCGGCGCAAGCTGATGCGGAGGCCGGCAGCCATGGTAGCGGCTGCAGCGCGCCACGAGCAAGCTGCCGAAGAGGTGGCGGCGGTCGCGGAGTCCAAGGTGTCTGAGGACCTCGCGCCCTCCGCATCGCAccacggtggcggcggcggtgggggAGGAGGTCACGGTGGTGGCCACGGAGGCGGTCACGGAGGCGGCGGTGGAGGCCACGGAGGTGGAGGCGGCGGTcacggaggaggaggcggaggtcaCGGAGGTGGCGGTGGCGGTCACGGAGGTGGAGGCGGTGGAGACCACGGCGGTCACTGGGAGAAGGGCGGAGGCAAGAAGCACCACTCTGACCACCACGAGAGCGCCGGCCACAAGGGCGACAAGGGCTACAAGGGCCACCACTCGTACGAGAAGGGTGCCAAGGGCGAGCACGACAAGGAAGGCCACAAGGGCCACTACGCCGACCACGGCGGCAAGAAGAAGAGCCACCACGAGGACGGCGGACACTACGGCGAGCACCACCACGGCGAGAAGGGCGAGAAGGGAGCCAAGTACGGCGAGGGTGGCAAGCACTCCAAGGGCCACAGCACCAAGGGCGGACACTCGGTGCACAAGAAGGACGAGTACGAGAAGAAGCACGAGTTCTACGACGAGCACCACGAGGGTGGCGAGCACGAGAAGGGCGGCGAGTTCCACGCCCACCACGAGGCCAAGGGCGGCGGCCACAAGAAGGGCGGCCACCACCACGGCGAGCACCACGAGGCGCACCACGGCAAGAAGGGCCACCACGAAAAGGGAGGCCACCACGACGACCACAAGGGCCACAAGTCCGCCGGCGGCCACGAGGAGCACCACGAGCACAAGGACGACTACGGCAAGAAGGGCGGGCACGACGAGGGCAAGCACTGGGGCTACAGCTCcggagacggcggcggcggcggcggcggcggtggaggccacggcggcggcggtggaggAGGGGGTCACGGAGGTGGACACGGAGGCGGCGGTGGAGGCCacggaggcggtggtggtggtcACGGCGGCGGTGGCCACGGAGGTGGAGGCGGCGGAGGTCATCACCGATAG